Proteins co-encoded in one Kribbella solani genomic window:
- a CDS encoding aspartate aminotransferase family protein, whose protein sequence is MNELSVGSRFGRSTAQLERARVHLPAGVTSSVRLATRPVPTVFERGSGAELWDADGNRYLDFVLGYGPLLLGHSPRTVVDAVTRQLNESVLSGGQHRLEAAVAEAVVDAIPFAESVCLSSTGSEAVAAAVRLARAFTGRDLLVKFEGHYHGWLDGVAFNTPGRPPAEQLGDSLTAQPATAGVLADAPVAVLRWNDTVMFEQFIAAHGSRVAAVIFEPVPQVGLLEPEPAFLQAVTTRTRESGGLVIFDEVVTGFRIARGGAQERFGVQADLVVLAKALAAGFPVSAVAGRRDILSLVDSGAVTHLGTFNGHAPSLAAANAALAEYRADGFYDRLEHAAARLATGLRELGRQYAPELCVRQVGGMLWTSFDSGPDQPGTTPARAAAARSYADLVARADAGRAARFAERLMVAGVHIQPRGTWMLSAVHDDPLIDEALESAAGVLRTLD, encoded by the coding sequence ATGAACGAACTGAGTGTGGGCAGCCGCTTCGGCCGGAGCACCGCGCAACTGGAGCGGGCCCGCGTACACCTCCCGGCCGGCGTCACGAGCTCGGTGCGGCTGGCGACCCGGCCCGTACCGACGGTCTTCGAGCGGGGTTCCGGCGCCGAGCTGTGGGATGCCGACGGCAACCGGTACCTCGACTTCGTCCTCGGCTATGGTCCGCTCCTGCTCGGCCACAGCCCGCGGACAGTGGTCGACGCGGTCACCCGGCAGCTGAACGAAAGCGTGCTCTCGGGCGGCCAGCACCGCCTAGAGGCCGCGGTCGCCGAGGCCGTGGTCGACGCGATTCCGTTCGCCGAGTCGGTGTGTTTGTCCTCCACCGGCAGCGAAGCGGTCGCCGCCGCGGTTCGCCTCGCGCGGGCCTTCACCGGCCGCGACCTGCTGGTGAAGTTCGAAGGGCACTACCACGGCTGGCTCGACGGCGTAGCGTTCAACACCCCAGGGCGGCCGCCGGCCGAGCAACTGGGCGATTCGCTTACCGCGCAGCCTGCAACGGCCGGGGTCCTGGCGGACGCACCCGTTGCGGTGCTGCGGTGGAACGACACCGTGATGTTCGAGCAGTTCATCGCCGCGCACGGGAGCCGGGTCGCCGCGGTGATCTTCGAACCCGTACCGCAGGTCGGCCTGCTCGAACCAGAACCAGCCTTCCTGCAAGCAGTGACGACGCGTACCCGTGAATCCGGCGGCCTGGTCATCTTCGACGAAGTCGTCACCGGCTTCCGGATTGCCCGTGGTGGTGCCCAGGAACGGTTCGGGGTGCAGGCGGATCTGGTCGTTCTCGCGAAGGCGTTGGCGGCCGGCTTCCCGGTCAGCGCGGTCGCCGGGCGGCGCGACATCCTCAGCCTGGTCGACTCTGGTGCCGTCACTCATCTGGGTACCTTCAATGGTCACGCCCCGTCCCTGGCCGCCGCGAACGCCGCGCTCGCGGAATACCGCGCCGACGGTTTCTACGATCGCCTCGAACACGCCGCGGCCAGGCTCGCCACCGGCCTGCGCGAGCTGGGTCGCCAGTACGCGCCGGAGCTGTGTGTACGGCAGGTCGGCGGCATGCTCTGGACCAGCTTCGACAGCGGGCCGGACCAACCCGGAACGACACCGGCGCGAGCAGCGGCCGCGCGCTCGTACGCCGACCTGGTGGCGCGCGCCGACGCCGGACGAGCCGCCCGGTTCGCCGAACGGCTGATGGTGGCCGGCGTTCACATCCAGCCGCGCGGCACCTGGATGCTCTCCGCCGTCCACGACGACCCGCTCATCGACGAGGCCCTGGAATCGGCCGCCGGCGTACTGCGCACTCTCGACTGA
- a CDS encoding cytochrome P450, producing MSVDQTSTPAAVADWVDLAAMVRDPYDTYRRLRELGPVVWVPALKRYLAVSFAACSAIEADQETFSASVRGSSALMARALGAQPMLRKDDPEHASERTPVNSCLRPRSIKANWLPLFEQNAETCLAGLLERGPDEADLNRDFAAPFAARNLIDLLGLRGASPADLTRWSHAFIAGFANLAEDPGIWARCGTARSDVDALLDELIPYYRRTPDGSMTSAMVNSDQPEESVHANVKLTISGGLNEPQHMVTNIVWALSRHQRQRDDVLANESLWSATFDEAVRWLSPIGMYPRQTTRETVLDGVRLPAAAEVGVVVGAANRDPAVFERADEFDLSRAKKPHLGFGAGTHLCAGHWAARISIGEVAVPLLYRRLRGLGTDRRRTEHWQGWVFRGLTTLPVTWTP from the coding sequence ATGTCCGTTGACCAGACTTCCACGCCTGCCGCGGTAGCGGATTGGGTCGACCTGGCGGCGATGGTTCGCGACCCGTACGACACGTACCGCCGCCTGCGCGAACTCGGTCCGGTCGTGTGGGTGCCCGCGCTGAAGCGGTATCTCGCGGTGTCCTTCGCCGCCTGCTCGGCGATCGAGGCGGACCAGGAAACGTTCTCGGCGAGCGTACGCGGCAGCTCCGCCCTGATGGCCCGGGCCCTTGGAGCCCAGCCGATGCTCCGGAAGGACGACCCGGAGCACGCGTCCGAGCGTACCCCCGTCAACAGTTGCCTGCGCCCGCGGAGTATCAAGGCGAACTGGCTTCCGCTGTTCGAGCAGAACGCGGAGACCTGCCTCGCCGGATTACTCGAACGCGGACCGGACGAGGCGGACCTGAACCGCGACTTCGCCGCACCGTTCGCCGCGCGGAATCTGATCGACCTGCTCGGGCTACGGGGTGCGTCGCCCGCTGACCTGACGCGCTGGTCGCATGCCTTCATCGCCGGATTCGCCAACCTGGCCGAAGATCCCGGGATCTGGGCGCGCTGCGGCACCGCGCGGTCCGACGTGGACGCGCTGCTGGACGAGTTGATTCCGTACTACCGCCGTACGCCCGACGGGTCGATGACGTCGGCGATGGTCAACAGCGATCAGCCCGAGGAGTCCGTACACGCCAATGTGAAACTCACGATCTCCGGCGGGCTGAACGAACCGCAGCACATGGTCACGAACATCGTCTGGGCACTGAGCCGGCACCAGCGGCAGCGCGACGACGTGCTGGCGAACGAATCGTTGTGGTCGGCAACGTTCGACGAGGCGGTGCGCTGGTTGTCGCCGATCGGGATGTATCCACGGCAGACGACCCGCGAGACCGTACTCGACGGTGTCCGGCTGCCCGCCGCCGCCGAGGTGGGTGTGGTCGTTGGCGCGGCCAATCGTGATCCAGCCGTCTTCGAGCGCGCCGACGAGTTCGACCTGTCCAGAGCGAAGAAGCCACACCTCGGGTTCGGGGCGGGCACGCATCTGTGTGCCGGTCACTGGGCGGCTCGCATCTCCATCGGCGAGGTCGCCGTGCCGCTGCTCTACCGGCGCCTGCGCGGACTCGGTACGGATCGTCGCCGCACCGAGCACTGGCAGGGCTGGGTCTTTCGCGGTCTCACCACGCTGCCGGTGACCTGGACGCCCTGA
- a CDS encoding phytoene desaturase family protein, with product MTNNDVLVIGAGHNGLAAAGYLARAGLGVTVLEARSLVGGASTTEEILPALRGSSCAFTVGLLRPEVINDLELKKYGLDLYHGGDAMTWTIEDGGRDYVMWSEVDETLRETRERFGAAEAEGFMSLGMDMQVVGDLLTPLLLAPPITMDELADRFDRVGAGALFDRFVTGNVRDVVEHYFTDPLLRGHFAYPGLVSFFGGPSTPGSAYVFAHHSVGEFEGHFGQWGWARGGMGAIADALAASARAYGAAVLTDQRVAQIMVDDGRVTGVVTAEGREFTARVVISNLDPTTTMTSLLPAEHTDQTFGEIDHRGSMARVYFAADALPRYRTDREHALHSAHTFLGPDVDVLEAAGKAQAAGRLPDAPPIEVVIEGVRDPQLRDGKRYLITTGVQQLPIELADRSWDEARTDLERLVLRRLEDFAPGFTDHVLDVSSLTPQDLAREYGLPGGNIYHGAMTPDQILAGRSPYRTPVAGLYLCGSGTHPGGGVMGAPGYNGAMAVLTDLELPTPRPWAVRSGASLAERSRMYLAAATQGTAAGRRLMTRLASSRTLRPAVRTFTKRKSQ from the coding sequence ATGACAAACAACGATGTCCTCGTCATCGGCGCCGGCCACAACGGCCTGGCCGCGGCCGGTTACCTCGCCCGCGCCGGGCTCGGGGTGACCGTCCTCGAGGCCCGGAGCCTGGTCGGCGGCGCCTCGACCACCGAAGAGATCCTGCCCGCGTTGCGTGGCTCGAGTTGTGCGTTCACCGTCGGCCTGCTGCGTCCGGAGGTGATCAACGATCTGGAGCTGAAGAAGTACGGACTCGACCTGTACCACGGTGGCGACGCCATGACCTGGACGATCGAGGACGGTGGCCGCGACTACGTGATGTGGTCCGAGGTGGACGAGACCTTGCGGGAGACGCGGGAGCGTTTCGGTGCCGCGGAGGCCGAAGGATTCATGTCGCTGGGGATGGACATGCAGGTCGTCGGCGATCTGCTCACCCCGTTGCTGCTCGCGCCGCCGATCACGATGGACGAGCTCGCCGACCGGTTCGATCGCGTCGGCGCCGGTGCGCTCTTCGATCGGTTCGTCACCGGCAACGTACGCGACGTGGTCGAGCACTACTTCACGGATCCGTTGCTGCGCGGACATTTCGCGTACCCCGGCCTGGTCTCGTTCTTCGGCGGACCGTCCACGCCTGGATCGGCGTACGTGTTCGCGCACCACTCGGTCGGGGAATTCGAAGGACACTTCGGCCAGTGGGGTTGGGCGCGTGGGGGAATGGGCGCGATCGCGGACGCGCTCGCGGCCAGCGCGCGGGCGTACGGAGCGGCCGTACTGACCGATCAGCGGGTCGCCCAGATCATGGTCGACGACGGACGCGTGACCGGCGTGGTCACCGCGGAAGGCCGTGAGTTCACCGCGCGGGTGGTGATCTCGAACCTCGATCCGACGACCACGATGACCTCGCTGTTGCCGGCTGAGCACACGGACCAGACGTTCGGCGAGATCGATCATCGTGGGTCGATGGCTCGCGTGTACTTCGCCGCGGACGCCCTTCCGCGGTACCGGACCGACCGTGAGCATGCTTTGCATTCGGCCCACACCTTCCTCGGGCCGGACGTCGACGTACTGGAGGCCGCGGGCAAGGCACAGGCCGCGGGGCGGTTGCCGGACGCGCCACCGATCGAGGTCGTCATCGAAGGCGTCCGCGATCCGCAGCTCCGCGACGGCAAGCGGTACTTGATCACTACTGGTGTCCAGCAACTGCCGATCGAGCTGGCGGACCGGAGCTGGGACGAGGCGCGGACTGATCTGGAACGCCTTGTGCTACGCCGGTTGGAGGACTTCGCGCCTGGATTCACCGACCATGTACTCGACGTGAGCAGCCTGACGCCTCAGGACCTCGCCCGTGAATACGGTTTGCCCGGCGGGAACATCTACCACGGTGCGATGACGCCGGACCAGATCCTCGCGGGCCGCAGCCCGTACCGGACGCCAGTAGCAGGCCTGTACTTGTGTGGCTCGGGCACGCATCCCGGTGGCGGCGTGATGGGTGCGCCCGGTTACAACGGCGCGATGGCGGTCCTCACCGACCTCGAACTGCCGACGCCGCGCCCCTGGGCCGTACGCAGCGGTGCGTCGCTGGCGGAACGCAGCCGGATGTACCTGGCCGCCGCCACACAGGGGACCGCCGCCGGGCGTCGGCTGATGACACGGTTGGCGAGTTCGCGTACGTTGCGCCCGGCCGTCCGTACCTTCACCAAACGGAAGTCGCAATGA